Genomic DNA from Luteitalea sp.:
GACTCCCGCGTGGCAATGAGCCGCTGGGCGAGGTCGCGCCGCTCGTCCGACAACAGGGCCAGCCTGGCGAACAGCCGTCGATTCGAGTGAATCAGGTAACCGCTGGTGGCCACGATTGCCACCAGCGTTGCTGTGAGGAACCAGTAGGCTCGGCGCTCGACCTGATCGTAGATCTCCTGCACGCGGCGGGTCGCCTGCTCTTCACTTTCGTTGTTCTCCACGAGCAGCCGCGCTACGGCGGTGCTGAGTGCCGCCTGCCTGGCCTGGAGCGACAGCCTGATCTGCGCACGTGCCTCCTCTTCCTGTCCGTCACGGGCCAGCGCGAACGTGCGGTCCAGCGCGTCCCAGAACTGGGAGAACGCGCTGGCGAGATAGCGGCGCTGGTCGAGCGTTCGGCTCGCAACGGCGACCTCCGCTTCGCGGGCCAGCGCATCCTCCAGATCGGCCCGGATCCGCTGGAATTGCGCGGACCAGGCGGTGAGCGGGTATGGCTGGCCGCCGTCCAGCATGTCGCGCATCGCAAGGCCCAGTGAGTTGAGGTCGTTCTGGATGCGCAGGAGTTGAAGCGAGTCCCTGCGATTTCGGTCGACGAGATTGCTTTGGAGTGTTCGCAGCCCGGAGAGCTGCCTCGTGATGTACCAGGAGTATGCAACCACCGCCGCCAGGGTGATGATGAGCCCCAGGAGGAGGCCCACCGTCGCCGATCGGCCGTGTGCAGCGGGGCGTGTCACAGCCGGCAGAATACAACAGGCCGGCGCTTTTCGACCTCGCCTACTGGAAGGGCGGCGGGTCGAACACGGTCATGATCTCGCGCACCATCTCGTCGCGCGACGCGAACCGTGTCTCGTCGTAGCAGCCGAGCGGGTTCTCCG
This window encodes:
- a CDS encoding sensor histidine kinase, with translation MTRPAAHGRSATVGLLLGLIITLAAVVAYSWYITRQLSGLRTLQSNLVDRNRRDSLQLLRIQNDLNSLGLAMRDMLDGGQPYPLTAWSAQFQRIRADLEDALAREAEVAVASRTLDQRRYLASAFSQFWDALDRTFALARDGQEEEARAQIRLSLQARQAALSTAVARLLVENNESEEQATRRVQEIYDQVERRAYWFLTATLVAIVATSGYLIHSNRRLFARLALLSDERRDLAQRLIATRESTLRHISRELHDELGQSLTAMGSMLGRAGQQVPESSSLRSELHEVREIAQTTLDNTRRLSQTLHPSILEEVGLEGTIDWYVSTVERQLGLVVCYERSGRTVAVDSDTGIHVYRVLQEALNNVARHSGATRAWVRLCFEDEHLVLDVEDDGKGLDSEAPRGGLGLVVMRERAELLRGKIELLRPRGRGTLVRLTVPIRPPGSA